A genomic region of Xiphophorus couchianus chromosome 18, X_couchianus-1.0, whole genome shotgun sequence contains the following coding sequences:
- the fhdc4 gene encoding FH2 domain-containing protein 1 isoform X1, with amino-acid sequence MQAANPPAPPPPPPPLPPPPPPPPPAPGLPQHGTGLMDWGDRRRSRMRNFNWEALPKHSVIGKHNIWTSDKTDGQYELDTDHMEELFSHKHGQQHPKALNRLSVRGQLPSGTGGEMVTILGSKRSMNIGIFLKQFKRPVKDLIQDIQSGNGLSFGTGKLREMCKLLPDEGEMKQLVGFKGDPSALPEADLFMLMLIKMPSYEERLSCLVLKEEFFTLMKEIRGFIGTLTEAGKELLECDNLHSVIRLVLKTGNYMNAGGYAGSAVGFRMSSLLKLADTKANKPGMNLMHYVVMQAKKVDVALLKFPDQLKHIEAGSRIIKGDIEAEIERQKKKVQVAKADTLKQEDLKEQMEGFLKKADVCLEEVETHFEELQAVSDSVAEYFCEDSKTFKLEECCSIFNSFCQRFIRAVQENKAREMAEMKRKHIDRLENAAKRRSTATCSSRDKEMEGIALECVLQNALTNRVSRKKLGKPSSTNESPTRGSPINGSLSEINSQTNFSNGTLHHRNIFRAKDMVKKEWNSAFELTENFPQKQEQSHVQENNSKNIATFEEKTKPLDKVYSQDSASQSKTTHTLPKIRSISATSEDDEEEDIQDNNEEEVQKLREAARKVLKYQNSRGSSSSVDHSLENQKSPPVKKTLAHQFTFDEETQRYPGDPTHEDLIKFLLGPQSSTKHNLGRRHTVPTKVSKTQKEKENAQPQSSSRSPNPLAQIKEPQQRQDVEDTPSKEAFDFTDISNKIKKSHSLDQNSPLAGKKNKPSDSLDQVSETGLQENQGQTSMECTESHQHTNVENILPRSVWLKTEGSGFFFSFLRRLGDISKSPSSKEAAPNTTDSSV; translated from the exons ATGCAAGCAGCAAATCCCCCCGctccaccaccacctcctccaccgCTACcgccacctcctccaccaccacctccaGCTCCTGGACTTCCCCAGCATGGAACTGGCCTCATGGATTGGGGAGACCGCCGGCGGTCCAGGATGCGCAATTTTAACTGGGAAGCTCTTCCCAAACACAGCGTGATTGGAAAGCATAACATATGGACATCAGATAAGACCGATGGCCAGTATGAGCTGGACACGGATCACATGGAGGAGTTGTTTAGCCACAAACATGGTCAGCAACATCCAAAGGCCCTGAACCGCTTAAGTGTGAGGGGGCAGCTACCTTCTGGCACTGGAGGAGAGATG GTTACCATCCTCGGCTCCAAAAGAAGCATGAACATCGGAATATTCCTGAAGCAGTTTAAGCG CCCTGTGAAGGATCTGATTCAGGACATTCAGTCGGGAAATGGGCTCAGTTTTGGCACAGGAAAACTGCGGGAAATGTGCAAGTTGCTGCCAGATGAAGGGGag atGAAGCAGTTGGTCGGTTTTAAAGGTGACCCATCAGCCCTCCCTGAAGCTGATCTGTTTATGCTAATGCTGATAAAGATGCCCAG TTATGAGGAGCGTCTGAGTTGCTTGGTGCTGAAGGAGGAATTCTTCACTCTCATGAAGGAAATAAGAGGATTCATTGGTACGCTCACAGAAGCTGGAAAAG AGCTGTTGGAGTGTGATAATTTACACTCTGTCATTCGCTTGGTgctgaaaacaggaaattacATGAATGCT GGGGGCTACGCAGGCAGTGCAGTTGGCTTCCGTATGTCATCTCTCCTGAAGTTGGCAGATACCAAAGCAAACAAACCTGGAATGAATCTCATGCATTATGTTGTGATG CAAGCAAAGAAGGTAGATGTGGCACTGCTGAAATTTCCAGACCAACTCAAACACATTGAAGCTGGATCAAG GATAATTAAAGGTGACATTGAAGCTGAGAttgaaagacagaagaagaaagtacAAGTCGCCAAAGCAGACACTTTGAAACAGGAAGACCTAAAAGAGCAGATGGAGGGTTTTCTAAAG AAAGCTGATGTTTGTTTGGAAGAAGTAGAGACTCATTTTGAAGAACTTCAGGCTGTAAGTGACTCTGTGGCTGAGTACTTCTGTGAAGACTCCAAGACTTTTAAGCTGGAGGAATGTTGTTCTATCTTTAATTCTTTCTGCCAAAGGTTTATCCGGGCTGTGCAG gaaaacaaagcCAGAGAGATGGCAGAGATGAAACGGAAACACATCGATAGATTAGAGAATGCAGCCAAGCGCCGTTCCACTGCTACCTGTTCAAGTAGAGACAAAGAAATGGAGGGAATTGCATTAGAGTGTGTTCTACAGAACGCCCTAACTAATCGCGTCTCTAGGAAGAAATTGGGGAAGCCTTCATCAACCAATGAAAGCCCCACAAGAGGGAGTCCAATTAATGGGAGCTTGTCAGAAATCAATTCTCAGACAAACTTTTCAAATGGAACGCTACACCATCGGAACATTTTCCGAGCCAAAGATATGGTCAAAAAAGAGTGGAATTCTGCATTTGAGCTCACAGAGAACTTTccacaaaaacaagaacagtCACATGTTCAAGAGAATAACTCTAAGAACATAGCTACCTTcgaagaaaagacaaaaccgTTGGACAAAGTGTATTCCCAGGATTCAGCGAGCCAATCTAAAACAACCCACACTCTTCCCAAAATTAGGTCTATCTCTGCCACTtctgaagatgatgaagaggaagataTACAAGACAATAATGAGGAAGAGGTCCAAAAGTTGCGTGAAGCCGCTAGGAAGGTTTTGAAGTACCAGAACAGTCGTGGAAGTTCTTCCTCTGTGGATCACTCTCTGGAAAACCAGAAATCCCCTCCTGTCAAGAAGACCTTGGCTCACCAGTTCACCTTTGACGAGGAAACGCAAAGATATCCTGGAGACCCAACCCATGAGGATTTGATTAAGTTTTTGCTTGGCCCACAGTCCTCCACAAAACACAATCTTGGCCGCCGACACACTGTTCCTACTAAAGTTTCTAAAAcgcaaaaagagaaagaaaatgcgCAGCCTCAGTCTTCATCTAGAAGTCCAAATCCTTTGGCACAAATCAAGGAACCCCAGCAAAGACAGGATGTTGAAGACACACCTTCAAAAGAGGCATTTGATTTCACTGACATttcaaacaagataaaaaaatctCATAGTCTGGATCAGAATTCTCCATtggcaggaaagaaaaataaaccaagcGATTCCTTGGACCAAGTTTCAGAAACAGGGCTTCAGGAAAACCAAGGACAAACATCAATGGAGTGCACAGAGAGCCACCAACAcactaatgttgaaaacatTCTTCCCAGGAGCGTGTGGTTAAAGACTGAGGgctctggattttttttcagtttcttaagACGCCTTGGAGACATAAGCAAATCACCAAGCAGCAAAGAAGCTGCTCCTAATACCACAGATTCAAGTGTGTAG
- the LOC114133323 gene encoding arfaptin-2-like isoform X2, producing MADNIMSKAATMEIPINSNGDTGTLTEDDSLEQDLQQVMVSGPNLNETSIVSGGYGGPAGGIIPTSSIKDIRMKSRGVNLPNNNASASRLAHHTNQHPGSLNHNTNSTEEVSRGVAVEKLDSVKKWGINTYKCTKQMFSEKFGRGSRTVDLELEAQIDVLRDTKSKYENILRLATALITHFQSMVQTQQALGDTFTDLSQKSPELQDEFGYNAETQKLLCKNGEALLGAINFFVSSINTLVNKTMEDTLMTIRHYENARLEFDAYRSDLEELSLGPRDAAAMVRIEMAQQEYHTHREKYERLRSDVSIKLKFLEENKVKVMHKQLLLFHNAISAYFAGNQQQLEQTLIQFNVKLKPPGSDKPSWLEEQ from the exons GATCTGCAGCAGGTGATGGTGTCTGGACCCAACCTGAATGAAACCAGTATCGTCTCAGGAGGCTATGGAGGACCGGCTGGGGGCATCATTCCAACAAGCTCCATCAAAG ACATTCGCATGAAATCCAGGGGTGTTAACCTGCCTAATAATAATGCTTCAGCCAGTCGACTGGCTCATCACACAAACCAACATCCAG GGTCACTGAATCATAACACTAATTCAACTGAAGAAGTTTCTCGTGGTGTGGCAGTGGAGAAACTGGACAGTGTAAAGAAATGGGGCATTAATACGTACAAG TGTACAAAGCAGATGTTCTCGGAGAAGTTCGGCAGAGGCTCTCGAACGGTAGACTTGGAATTGGAAGCCCAGATTGACGTTTTGAGGGACACCAAGAGCAAATATGAAAACATCCTAAGACTAGCGACTGCGCTCATCACTCATTTCCAAAGCATGGTGCAAACGCAGCAGGCTCTCGGGGACACGTTCACAGACCTGAGTCAGAAGTCCCCTGAGTTACAG gaTGAATTTGGGTAtaatgcagaaacacaaaagctGCTGTGCAAGAATGGTGAGGCTTTGCTGGGTGCCATCAACTTCTTTGTGTCCAGCATAAACACCCTGGTCAATAAAACCATGGAGGATACTCTGATGACAATCAGACATTATGAAAATGCAAG ACTTGAATTTGATGCCTATCGCTCTGATCTGGAGGAGCTAAGCTTGGGTCCAAGGGATGCAGCCGCTATGGTTCGCATTGAGATGGCTCAGCAGGAATACCACACCCACAGAGAGAAATACGAACGGCTTCGTAGTGATGTGTCCATCAAACTTAAATTTCTGGAAGAAAATAAG gTGAAGGTGATGCACAAGCAGCTGCTTCTCTTCCATAATGCAATCTCAGCTTACTTTGCTGGCAACCAGCAGCAGTTGGAACAAACTCTTATACAGTTCAATGTGAAGTTAAAGCCTCCAGGGTCAGACAAGCCTTCCTGGCTGGAGGAGCAGTAA
- the LOC114133323 gene encoding arfaptin-2-like isoform X3 yields the protein MADNIMSKAATMEIPINSNGDTGTLTEDDSLEQDLQQVMVSGPNLNETSIVSGGYGGPAGGIIPTSSIKGPGVRYNPEYLDRGWAPAPGLGSLNHNTNSTEEVSRGVAVEKLDSVKKWGINTYKCTKQMFSEKFGRGSRTVDLELEAQIDVLRDTKSKYENILRLATALITHFQSMVQTQQALGDTFTDLSQKSPELQDEFGYNAETQKLLCKNGEALLGAINFFVSSINTLVNKTMEDTLMTIRHYENARLEFDAYRSDLEELSLGPRDAAAMVRIEMAQQEYHTHREKYERLRSDVSIKLKFLEENKVKVMHKQLLLFHNAISAYFAGNQQQLEQTLIQFNVKLKPPGSDKPSWLEEQ from the exons GATCTGCAGCAGGTGATGGTGTCTGGACCCAACCTGAATGAAACCAGTATCGTCTCAGGAGGCTATGGAGGACCGGCTGGGGGCATCATTCCAACAAGCTCCATCAAAG GGCCTGGAGTTCGCTACAACCCTGAGTATCTGGACAGAGGATGGGCCCCTGCACCAGGACTAG GGTCACTGAATCATAACACTAATTCAACTGAAGAAGTTTCTCGTGGTGTGGCAGTGGAGAAACTGGACAGTGTAAAGAAATGGGGCATTAATACGTACAAG TGTACAAAGCAGATGTTCTCGGAGAAGTTCGGCAGAGGCTCTCGAACGGTAGACTTGGAATTGGAAGCCCAGATTGACGTTTTGAGGGACACCAAGAGCAAATATGAAAACATCCTAAGACTAGCGACTGCGCTCATCACTCATTTCCAAAGCATGGTGCAAACGCAGCAGGCTCTCGGGGACACGTTCACAGACCTGAGTCAGAAGTCCCCTGAGTTACAG gaTGAATTTGGGTAtaatgcagaaacacaaaagctGCTGTGCAAGAATGGTGAGGCTTTGCTGGGTGCCATCAACTTCTTTGTGTCCAGCATAAACACCCTGGTCAATAAAACCATGGAGGATACTCTGATGACAATCAGACATTATGAAAATGCAAG ACTTGAATTTGATGCCTATCGCTCTGATCTGGAGGAGCTAAGCTTGGGTCCAAGGGATGCAGCCGCTATGGTTCGCATTGAGATGGCTCAGCAGGAATACCACACCCACAGAGAGAAATACGAACGGCTTCGTAGTGATGTGTCCATCAAACTTAAATTTCTGGAAGAAAATAAG gTGAAGGTGATGCACAAGCAGCTGCTTCTCTTCCATAATGCAATCTCAGCTTACTTTGCTGGCAACCAGCAGCAGTTGGAACAAACTCTTATACAGTTCAATGTGAAGTTAAAGCCTCCAGGGTCAGACAAGCCTTCCTGGCTGGAGGAGCAGTAA
- the LOC114133323 gene encoding arfaptin-2-like isoform X1, which produces MADNIMSKAATMEIPINSNGDTGTLTEDDSLEQDLQQVMVSGPNLNETSIVSGGYGGPAGGIIPTSSIKGPGVRYNPEYLDRGWAPAPGLDIRMKSRGVNLPNNNASASRLAHHTNQHPGSLNHNTNSTEEVSRGVAVEKLDSVKKWGINTYKCTKQMFSEKFGRGSRTVDLELEAQIDVLRDTKSKYENILRLATALITHFQSMVQTQQALGDTFTDLSQKSPELQDEFGYNAETQKLLCKNGEALLGAINFFVSSINTLVNKTMEDTLMTIRHYENARLEFDAYRSDLEELSLGPRDAAAMVRIEMAQQEYHTHREKYERLRSDVSIKLKFLEENKVKVMHKQLLLFHNAISAYFAGNQQQLEQTLIQFNVKLKPPGSDKPSWLEEQ; this is translated from the exons GATCTGCAGCAGGTGATGGTGTCTGGACCCAACCTGAATGAAACCAGTATCGTCTCAGGAGGCTATGGAGGACCGGCTGGGGGCATCATTCCAACAAGCTCCATCAAAG GGCCTGGAGTTCGCTACAACCCTGAGTATCTGGACAGAGGATGGGCCCCTGCACCAGGACTAG ACATTCGCATGAAATCCAGGGGTGTTAACCTGCCTAATAATAATGCTTCAGCCAGTCGACTGGCTCATCACACAAACCAACATCCAG GGTCACTGAATCATAACACTAATTCAACTGAAGAAGTTTCTCGTGGTGTGGCAGTGGAGAAACTGGACAGTGTAAAGAAATGGGGCATTAATACGTACAAG TGTACAAAGCAGATGTTCTCGGAGAAGTTCGGCAGAGGCTCTCGAACGGTAGACTTGGAATTGGAAGCCCAGATTGACGTTTTGAGGGACACCAAGAGCAAATATGAAAACATCCTAAGACTAGCGACTGCGCTCATCACTCATTTCCAAAGCATGGTGCAAACGCAGCAGGCTCTCGGGGACACGTTCACAGACCTGAGTCAGAAGTCCCCTGAGTTACAG gaTGAATTTGGGTAtaatgcagaaacacaaaagctGCTGTGCAAGAATGGTGAGGCTTTGCTGGGTGCCATCAACTTCTTTGTGTCCAGCATAAACACCCTGGTCAATAAAACCATGGAGGATACTCTGATGACAATCAGACATTATGAAAATGCAAG ACTTGAATTTGATGCCTATCGCTCTGATCTGGAGGAGCTAAGCTTGGGTCCAAGGGATGCAGCCGCTATGGTTCGCATTGAGATGGCTCAGCAGGAATACCACACCCACAGAGAGAAATACGAACGGCTTCGTAGTGATGTGTCCATCAAACTTAAATTTCTGGAAGAAAATAAG gTGAAGGTGATGCACAAGCAGCTGCTTCTCTTCCATAATGCAATCTCAGCTTACTTTGCTGGCAACCAGCAGCAGTTGGAACAAACTCTTATACAGTTCAATGTGAAGTTAAAGCCTCCAGGGTCAGACAAGCCTTCCTGGCTGGAGGAGCAGTAA
- the LOC114133323 gene encoding arfaptin-2-like isoform X4, with amino-acid sequence MADNIMSKAATMEIPINSNGDTGTLTEDDSLEQDLQQVMVSGPNLNETSIVSGGYGGPAGGIIPTSSIKGSLNHNTNSTEEVSRGVAVEKLDSVKKWGINTYKCTKQMFSEKFGRGSRTVDLELEAQIDVLRDTKSKYENILRLATALITHFQSMVQTQQALGDTFTDLSQKSPELQDEFGYNAETQKLLCKNGEALLGAINFFVSSINTLVNKTMEDTLMTIRHYENARLEFDAYRSDLEELSLGPRDAAAMVRIEMAQQEYHTHREKYERLRSDVSIKLKFLEENKVKVMHKQLLLFHNAISAYFAGNQQQLEQTLIQFNVKLKPPGSDKPSWLEEQ; translated from the exons GATCTGCAGCAGGTGATGGTGTCTGGACCCAACCTGAATGAAACCAGTATCGTCTCAGGAGGCTATGGAGGACCGGCTGGGGGCATCATTCCAACAAGCTCCATCAAAG GGTCACTGAATCATAACACTAATTCAACTGAAGAAGTTTCTCGTGGTGTGGCAGTGGAGAAACTGGACAGTGTAAAGAAATGGGGCATTAATACGTACAAG TGTACAAAGCAGATGTTCTCGGAGAAGTTCGGCAGAGGCTCTCGAACGGTAGACTTGGAATTGGAAGCCCAGATTGACGTTTTGAGGGACACCAAGAGCAAATATGAAAACATCCTAAGACTAGCGACTGCGCTCATCACTCATTTCCAAAGCATGGTGCAAACGCAGCAGGCTCTCGGGGACACGTTCACAGACCTGAGTCAGAAGTCCCCTGAGTTACAG gaTGAATTTGGGTAtaatgcagaaacacaaaagctGCTGTGCAAGAATGGTGAGGCTTTGCTGGGTGCCATCAACTTCTTTGTGTCCAGCATAAACACCCTGGTCAATAAAACCATGGAGGATACTCTGATGACAATCAGACATTATGAAAATGCAAG ACTTGAATTTGATGCCTATCGCTCTGATCTGGAGGAGCTAAGCTTGGGTCCAAGGGATGCAGCCGCTATGGTTCGCATTGAGATGGCTCAGCAGGAATACCACACCCACAGAGAGAAATACGAACGGCTTCGTAGTGATGTGTCCATCAAACTTAAATTTCTGGAAGAAAATAAG gTGAAGGTGATGCACAAGCAGCTGCTTCTCTTCCATAATGCAATCTCAGCTTACTTTGCTGGCAACCAGCAGCAGTTGGAACAAACTCTTATACAGTTCAATGTGAAGTTAAAGCCTCCAGGGTCAGACAAGCCTTCCTGGCTGGAGGAGCAGTAA
- the fhdc4 gene encoding inverted formin-2 isoform X2: MNIGIFLKQFKRPVKDLIQDIQSGNGLSFGTGKLREMCKLLPDEGEMKQLVGFKGDPSALPEADLFMLMLIKMPSYEERLSCLVLKEEFFTLMKEIRGFIGTLTEAGKELLECDNLHSVIRLVLKTGNYMNAGGYAGSAVGFRMSSLLKLADTKANKPGMNLMHYVVMQAKKVDVALLKFPDQLKHIEAGSRIIKGDIEAEIERQKKKVQVAKADTLKQEDLKEQMEGFLKKADVCLEEVETHFEELQAVSDSVAEYFCEDSKTFKLEECCSIFNSFCQRFIRAVQENKAREMAEMKRKHIDRLENAAKRRSTATCSSRDKEMEGIALECVLQNALTNRVSRKKLGKPSSTNESPTRGSPINGSLSEINSQTNFSNGTLHHRNIFRAKDMVKKEWNSAFELTENFPQKQEQSHVQENNSKNIATFEEKTKPLDKVYSQDSASQSKTTHTLPKIRSISATSEDDEEEDIQDNNEEEVQKLREAARKVLKYQNSRGSSSSVDHSLENQKSPPVKKTLAHQFTFDEETQRYPGDPTHEDLIKFLLGPQSSTKHNLGRRHTVPTKVSKTQKEKENAQPQSSSRSPNPLAQIKEPQQRQDVEDTPSKEAFDFTDISNKIKKSHSLDQNSPLAGKKNKPSDSLDQVSETGLQENQGQTSMECTESHQHTNVENILPRSVWLKTEGSGFFFSFLRRLGDISKSPSSKEAAPNTTDSSV, encoded by the exons ATGAACATCGGAATATTCCTGAAGCAGTTTAAGCG CCCTGTGAAGGATCTGATTCAGGACATTCAGTCGGGAAATGGGCTCAGTTTTGGCACAGGAAAACTGCGGGAAATGTGCAAGTTGCTGCCAGATGAAGGGGag atGAAGCAGTTGGTCGGTTTTAAAGGTGACCCATCAGCCCTCCCTGAAGCTGATCTGTTTATGCTAATGCTGATAAAGATGCCCAG TTATGAGGAGCGTCTGAGTTGCTTGGTGCTGAAGGAGGAATTCTTCACTCTCATGAAGGAAATAAGAGGATTCATTGGTACGCTCACAGAAGCTGGAAAAG AGCTGTTGGAGTGTGATAATTTACACTCTGTCATTCGCTTGGTgctgaaaacaggaaattacATGAATGCT GGGGGCTACGCAGGCAGTGCAGTTGGCTTCCGTATGTCATCTCTCCTGAAGTTGGCAGATACCAAAGCAAACAAACCTGGAATGAATCTCATGCATTATGTTGTGATG CAAGCAAAGAAGGTAGATGTGGCACTGCTGAAATTTCCAGACCAACTCAAACACATTGAAGCTGGATCAAG GATAATTAAAGGTGACATTGAAGCTGAGAttgaaagacagaagaagaaagtacAAGTCGCCAAAGCAGACACTTTGAAACAGGAAGACCTAAAAGAGCAGATGGAGGGTTTTCTAAAG AAAGCTGATGTTTGTTTGGAAGAAGTAGAGACTCATTTTGAAGAACTTCAGGCTGTAAGTGACTCTGTGGCTGAGTACTTCTGTGAAGACTCCAAGACTTTTAAGCTGGAGGAATGTTGTTCTATCTTTAATTCTTTCTGCCAAAGGTTTATCCGGGCTGTGCAG gaaaacaaagcCAGAGAGATGGCAGAGATGAAACGGAAACACATCGATAGATTAGAGAATGCAGCCAAGCGCCGTTCCACTGCTACCTGTTCAAGTAGAGACAAAGAAATGGAGGGAATTGCATTAGAGTGTGTTCTACAGAACGCCCTAACTAATCGCGTCTCTAGGAAGAAATTGGGGAAGCCTTCATCAACCAATGAAAGCCCCACAAGAGGGAGTCCAATTAATGGGAGCTTGTCAGAAATCAATTCTCAGACAAACTTTTCAAATGGAACGCTACACCATCGGAACATTTTCCGAGCCAAAGATATGGTCAAAAAAGAGTGGAATTCTGCATTTGAGCTCACAGAGAACTTTccacaaaaacaagaacagtCACATGTTCAAGAGAATAACTCTAAGAACATAGCTACCTTcgaagaaaagacaaaaccgTTGGACAAAGTGTATTCCCAGGATTCAGCGAGCCAATCTAAAACAACCCACACTCTTCCCAAAATTAGGTCTATCTCTGCCACTtctgaagatgatgaagaggaagataTACAAGACAATAATGAGGAAGAGGTCCAAAAGTTGCGTGAAGCCGCTAGGAAGGTTTTGAAGTACCAGAACAGTCGTGGAAGTTCTTCCTCTGTGGATCACTCTCTGGAAAACCAGAAATCCCCTCCTGTCAAGAAGACCTTGGCTCACCAGTTCACCTTTGACGAGGAAACGCAAAGATATCCTGGAGACCCAACCCATGAGGATTTGATTAAGTTTTTGCTTGGCCCACAGTCCTCCACAAAACACAATCTTGGCCGCCGACACACTGTTCCTACTAAAGTTTCTAAAAcgcaaaaagagaaagaaaatgcgCAGCCTCAGTCTTCATCTAGAAGTCCAAATCCTTTGGCACAAATCAAGGAACCCCAGCAAAGACAGGATGTTGAAGACACACCTTCAAAAGAGGCATTTGATTTCACTGACATttcaaacaagataaaaaaatctCATAGTCTGGATCAGAATTCTCCATtggcaggaaagaaaaataaaccaagcGATTCCTTGGACCAAGTTTCAGAAACAGGGCTTCAGGAAAACCAAGGACAAACATCAATGGAGTGCACAGAGAGCCACCAACAcactaatgttgaaaacatTCTTCCCAGGAGCGTGTGGTTAAAGACTGAGGgctctggattttttttcagtttcttaagACGCCTTGGAGACATAAGCAAATCACCAAGCAGCAAAGAAGCTGCTCCTAATACCACAGATTCAAGTGTGTAG